One window from the genome of Pristis pectinata isolate sPriPec2 unplaced genomic scaffold, sPriPec2.1.pri scaffold_196_arrow_ctg1, whole genome shotgun sequence encodes:
- the LOC127567210 gene encoding dynamin-1-like protein: MIDVPWANGAGRRVSAGRLEFERAGGCGPALGEGRRDGPSGRRLGMDTLIPVVNKLQEIFGTLGAELIQLPQIVVVGSQSSGKSSVLESIVGRDFLPRGSGIVTRRPLVLQLVNVVSAEERKQAAGGDNGTVVEEWGMFLHCKNKIFVDFDEIRQEIENETERMTGTNKGISPEPIHLKIFSPHVLNLTLVDLPGITKVPVGDQPPDIEQQIREMLATYISNPNSLILGVTAANTDMATSEALKLARDVDPDGRRTLAVITKLDLMDAGTDAMDVLMGRVVPVKLGIVGVVNRSQHDINVNKSIADAIQDEQAFLQKRYPSLANRNGTKYLSKTLNRLLMHHIRDCLPELKTRVNVLTAQYQSMLNSYGYPIEDHNATLLQIITKFATEYCHTIEGTARNIETSELCGGARICYIFHETFGRTLESIDPLTGLTTLDVLTAIRNATGPRPALFVPEVSFELLVKRQIKRLEEPCLRCVELVHEELQRIIQHCSTNNTQELLRFPKLHDAIVEVVMGLLRRRLPVTNEMVHNLIAIELAYINTKHPDFSDAAMVSASVNSTQAEALQDGGHKWKADRAEERWSEEKSRSSAGPEQSSHGKGHAVNLLDAPVPVSRKLSLREQRDCEVIQRLIKSYFLIVRKGIQDSVPKTVMHFLVNHVKDNLQSELVGQLYRSQLLDGLLTESEDVAAQRTEAASMLKALQRASLVISEIRETQLW; encoded by the exons ATGATTGATGTCCCCTGGGCCAATGGGGCGGGGAGGCGGGTCTCCGCCGGCCGTCTGGAGTTTGAACGGGCGGGCGGTTGCGGCCCAGCGCTGGGAGAGGGGCGACGGGACGGGCCGAGCGGCCGGCGGCTCGGTATGGACACCCTCATCCCCGTCGTCAACAAGCTGCAGGAGATATTCGGCACGCTGGGGGCCGAACTCATCCAGCTGCCGCAGATCGTGGTGGTGGGGAGTCag AGCAGTGGGAAGAGCTCGGTGCTGGAGAGCATCGTGGGGAGGGACTTCCTTCCCCGGGGGTCCGGCATCGTGACGCGCCGCCCCCTCGTCCTTCAGCTGGTCAACGTGGTGTCGGCGGAGGAGAGGAAGCAGGCAGCCGGTGGGGACAACG GGACCGTTGTTGAGGAATGGGGGATGTTCCTGCATTGCAAGAATAAG ATCTTTGTGGACTTTGATGAAATCCGACAGGAGATTGAGAATGAGACGGAGCGTATGACAGGCACCAACAAG GGGATCAGCCCGGAGCCTATTCACCTGAAGATCTTCTCGCCCCACGTTCTCAACCTGACCCTGGTCGACCTCCCTGGTATCACCAAG GTCCCAGTCGGAGACCAGCCCCCAGATATCGAGCAGCAGATCCGCGAAATGCTGGCGACGTACATCAGTAACCCCAACTCCTTGATCCTGGGGGTGACGGCTGCCAACACTGACATGGCCACCTCGGAGGCCCTGAAGCTGGCCCGTGACGTCGACCCGGACG GCCGTCGCACGCTGGCGGTGATCACGAAGCTGGACTTAATGGACGCTGGCACAGATGCCATGGACGTattgatgggccgagtggtccCAGTGAAGCTCGGCATCGTCGGGGTGGTCAACAG GAGTCAGCACGACATCAACGTCAACAAGAGCATTGCCGATGCCATCCAGGATGAACAGGCCTTCCTGCAGAAGAGGTACCCGTCGCTGGCTAACCGCAATGGAACCAAATACCTGTCCAAGACGCTCAACAG GTTACTGATGCACCACATCCGGGACTGCCTCCCGGAGCTGAAGACCCGGGTGAACGTGCTGACGGCCCAGTACCAGTCCATGCTCAACAGCTACGGGTACCCCATCGAGGACCACAACGCCACCCTGCTCCAGATCATCACCAAGTTCGCCACGGAATACTGCCACACCATCGAGGGCACAGCGAGGAACATCGAGACCTCCGAGCT CTGCGGCGGAGCCCGGATCTGCTACATCTTCCATGAGACGTTCGGCCGCACCCTGGAGTCCATTGACCCGCTGACGGGACTGACCACACTGGATGTGCTGACTGCCATCAGGAACGCCACG ggCCCGCGGCCAGCTCTCTTCGTCCCCGAGGTGTCCTTCGAGCTGCTGGTGAAGAGGCAGATCAAGCGGCTGGAGGAGCCGTGCCTGCGCTGTGTGGAGCTGGTTCACGAGGAACTGCAGAGGATCATCCAGCACTGCTCCACCAACAACACCCAG GAGCTGCTGCGGTTCCCAAAGCTGCACGACGCCATCGTGGAGGTGGTGATGGGTCTGCTGCGCAGAAGGCTGCCCGTGACCAACGAGATG gtGCACAACCTCATTGCCATCGAGCTGGCCTACATCAACACCAAGCACCCTGACTTCAGCGACGCTGCCATGGTTTCCGCGTCGGTGAACAGTACCCAG GCTGAGGCGCTACAGGACGGGGGCCACAAGTGGAAGGCAGACAGAGCCGAGGAGCGGTGGTCCGAGGAGAAGTCCAGGAGTTCGGCCGGTCCCGAGCAGTCCAGCCATGGCAAAGGGCACGCGGTCAACCTGCTGGACgcg CCGGTGCCGGTGTCCCGGAAGCTGAGCCTGAGGGAACAGCGGGACTGCGAGGTCATCCAGCGGCTCATCAAGTCTTACTTCCTCATAGTGCGGAAGGGCATCCAGGACAG cgTCCCGAAGACAGTGATGCACTTCCTGGTGAACCACGTGAAGGACAACCTGCAGAGCGAGCTGGTGGGGCAATTGTACCGCTCCCAGCTCCTGGACGGGCTGCTCACTGAGTCCGAGGACGTGGCTGCCCAGCGCACTGAGGCCGCCAGCATGCTGAAG GCGCTGCAGAGAGCGAGCCTCGTCATCTCGGAGATCAGAGAGACCCAGCTGTGGTGA